The following coding sequences lie in one Pseudorca crassidens isolate mPseCra1 chromosome 2, mPseCra1.hap1, whole genome shotgun sequence genomic window:
- the ALDH9A1 gene encoding 4-trimethylaminobutyraldehyde dehydrogenase isoform X1, which produces MFLRAGTAGISPLRHTLRPVLVAAMSTGTFIVSQPLNYRGGAGVDPVDASGTEKALEPATGRVIATFTCSGEKEVNLAVQDAKAAFKIWSQKSGMERCRILLEAARIIRDRKDEIATVETINNGKSIFEARWDIDTSWQCLEYYAGLAGSMAGEHIQLPGGSFGYTRREPLGVCVGIGAWNYPFQIACWKSAPALACGNAMVFKPSPFTPVSTLLLAEIYTEAGVPPGLFNVVQGGAATGQFLCQHRDVAKVSFTGSVPTGSKIMEMSAKGIKPVTLELGGKSPLIIFSDCDMKNAVKGALMANFLTQGEVCCNGTRVFVQKEILDQFSEEVVKQTQRIKIGDPLLEDTRMGPLINRPHLERVLGFVKVAKEQGAKVLCGGDLYVPEDPKLKDGYYMRPCVLTNCRDDMTCVKEEIFGPVMSILSFDTEAEVLERANDTTFGLAAGVFTRDIQRAHRVVAALQAGMCFINNYNVSPVELPFGGYKKSGFGRENGRVTIEYYSQLKTVCVEMGDVESAF; this is translated from the exons ATGTTCCTCCGAGCGGGTACGGCCGGGATCTCTCCGCTTCGCCACACTCTCCGGCCTGTTCTGGTCGCCGCCATGAGCACTGGCACCTTCATCGTGTCTCAGCCGCTCAATTACCGCGGCGGGGCCGGCGTGGATCCGGTGGACGCCTCCGGCACCGAGAAGGCGTTAGAGCCAGCAACCG GGCGAGTGATAGCTACTTTCACGTGTTcaggagaaaaggaagtaaatTTAGCTGTTCAAGATGCAAAGGCTGCCTTTAAAATATGGAGTCAAAAATCTGGCATGGAACGTTGCCGAATCCTTTTGGAGGCTGCCAGGATAATAAGg GATCGGAAGGATGAAATCGCCACTGTGGAGACCATCAACAACGGCAAGTCCATCTTTGAGGCCCGCTGGGACATTGACACTTCCTGGCAGTGCCTGGAGTACTATGCAGGCTTAGCGGGATCCATGGCCG GCGAACACATCCAGCTCCCTGGCGGATCCTTTGGTTACACCAGAAGGGAACCACTAGGGGTGTGTGTCGGAATAGGAGCGTGGAACTACCCCTTTCAGATCGCCTGCTGGAAGTCGGCTCCAGCTCTGGCTTGTG GTAACGCCATGGTCTTTAAGCCTTCTCCCTTCACACCTGTGTCCACACTGCTGCTGGCTGAAATCTATACTGAGGCCGGCGTGCCTCCTGGGCTCTTCAACGTGGTGCAAGGAGGGGCTGCCACAGGCCAGTTTCTGTGTCAGCATCGCGATGTGGCCAAAGTCTCCTTCACTGGAAGTGTGCCCACTGGCTCAAAG ATCATGGAGATGTCAGCTAAAGGAATTAAACCTGTTACCTTGGAACTTGGAGGCAAGTCTCCACTGATCATCTTCTCAGATTGTGATATGAAGAATGCTGTGAAGGGGGCACTGATGGCCAACTTCCTCACGCAAGGCGAG GTTTGTTGTAATGGTACAAGGGTATTTGTGCAAAAGGAAATTCTTGATCAATTTTCAGAGGAAGTGGTGAAACAGacccaaaggataaaaattggAGATCCCCTTCTGGAAGATACAAGGATGGGTCCCCTGATCAACCGACCACATCTGGAGCGAGTCCTTGGGTTTGTTAAAGTGGCAAAGGAGCAG GGTGCTAAAGTATTATGTGGTGGAGACCTCTACGTACCTGAAGATCCCAAATTAAAGGATGGGTATTACATGAGACCTTGTGTGTTAA CTAATTGTAGAGATGACATGACCTGTGTGAAAGAAGAGATTTTTGGACCGGTTATGTCCATTTTATCATTTGACACTGAAGCTGAGGTTCTGGAAAGAGCCAATGATACCACTTTCGGACTAGCAGCTGGTGTCTTCACCAG ggACATCCAGCGTGCCCACAGAGTGGTGGCTGCGCTTCAGGCTGGAATGTGCTTCATTAACAACTATAATGTCAGCCCAGTGGAGTTGCCCTTTGGTGGATATAAGAAGTCAG GGTTTGGCAGAGAGAATGGCCGTGTgacaattgaatattattcacaACTAAAGACTGTGTGTGTGGAGATGGGTGACGTGGAGTCTGCTTTTTGA
- the ALDH9A1 gene encoding 4-trimethylaminobutyraldehyde dehydrogenase isoform X2: MFLRAGTAGISPLRHTLRPVLVAAMSTGTFIVSQPLNYRGGAGVDPVDASGTEKALEPATGRVIATFTCSGEKEVNLAVQDAKAAFKIWSQKSGMERCRILLEAARIIRDRKDEIATVETINNGKSIFEARWDIDTSWQCLEYYAGLAGSMAGEHIQLPGGSFGYTRREPLGVCVGIGAWNYPFQIACWKSAPALACGNAMVFKPSPFTPVSTLLLAEIYTEAGVPPGLFNVVQGGAATGQFLCQHRDVAKVSFTGSVPTGSKIMEMSAKGIKPVTLELGGKSPLIIFSDCDMKNAVKGALMANFLTQGEVCCNGTRVFVQKEILDQFSEEVVKQTQRIKIGDPLLEDTRMGPLINRPHLERVLGFVKVAKEQGAKVLCGGDLYVPEDPKLKDGYYMRPCVLTNCRDDMTCVKEEIFGPVMSILSFDTEAEVLERANDTTFGLAAGVFTRDIQRAHRVVAALQAGMCFINNYNVSPVELPFGGYKKSEALQKSLMCRLDCEQLTYI, encoded by the exons ATGTTCCTCCGAGCGGGTACGGCCGGGATCTCTCCGCTTCGCCACACTCTCCGGCCTGTTCTGGTCGCCGCCATGAGCACTGGCACCTTCATCGTGTCTCAGCCGCTCAATTACCGCGGCGGGGCCGGCGTGGATCCGGTGGACGCCTCCGGCACCGAGAAGGCGTTAGAGCCAGCAACCG GGCGAGTGATAGCTACTTTCACGTGTTcaggagaaaaggaagtaaatTTAGCTGTTCAAGATGCAAAGGCTGCCTTTAAAATATGGAGTCAAAAATCTGGCATGGAACGTTGCCGAATCCTTTTGGAGGCTGCCAGGATAATAAGg GATCGGAAGGATGAAATCGCCACTGTGGAGACCATCAACAACGGCAAGTCCATCTTTGAGGCCCGCTGGGACATTGACACTTCCTGGCAGTGCCTGGAGTACTATGCAGGCTTAGCGGGATCCATGGCCG GCGAACACATCCAGCTCCCTGGCGGATCCTTTGGTTACACCAGAAGGGAACCACTAGGGGTGTGTGTCGGAATAGGAGCGTGGAACTACCCCTTTCAGATCGCCTGCTGGAAGTCGGCTCCAGCTCTGGCTTGTG GTAACGCCATGGTCTTTAAGCCTTCTCCCTTCACACCTGTGTCCACACTGCTGCTGGCTGAAATCTATACTGAGGCCGGCGTGCCTCCTGGGCTCTTCAACGTGGTGCAAGGAGGGGCTGCCACAGGCCAGTTTCTGTGTCAGCATCGCGATGTGGCCAAAGTCTCCTTCACTGGAAGTGTGCCCACTGGCTCAAAG ATCATGGAGATGTCAGCTAAAGGAATTAAACCTGTTACCTTGGAACTTGGAGGCAAGTCTCCACTGATCATCTTCTCAGATTGTGATATGAAGAATGCTGTGAAGGGGGCACTGATGGCCAACTTCCTCACGCAAGGCGAG GTTTGTTGTAATGGTACAAGGGTATTTGTGCAAAAGGAAATTCTTGATCAATTTTCAGAGGAAGTGGTGAAACAGacccaaaggataaaaattggAGATCCCCTTCTGGAAGATACAAGGATGGGTCCCCTGATCAACCGACCACATCTGGAGCGAGTCCTTGGGTTTGTTAAAGTGGCAAAGGAGCAG GGTGCTAAAGTATTATGTGGTGGAGACCTCTACGTACCTGAAGATCCCAAATTAAAGGATGGGTATTACATGAGACCTTGTGTGTTAA CTAATTGTAGAGATGACATGACCTGTGTGAAAGAAGAGATTTTTGGACCGGTTATGTCCATTTTATCATTTGACACTGAAGCTGAGGTTCTGGAAAGAGCCAATGATACCACTTTCGGACTAGCAGCTGGTGTCTTCACCAG ggACATCCAGCGTGCCCACAGAGTGGTGGCTGCGCTTCAGGCTGGAATGTGCTTCATTAACAACTATAATGTCAGCCCAGTGGAGTTGCCCTTTGGTGGATATAAGAAGTCAG aagctCTCCAGAAGTCTTTGATGTGTAGACTGGATTGTGAACAGCTGACATATATCTGA
- the ALDH9A1 gene encoding 4-trimethylaminobutyraldehyde dehydrogenase isoform X3, translating to MFLRAGTAGISPLRHTLRPVLVAAMSTGTFIVSQPLNYRGGAGVDPVDASGTEKALEPATGRVIATFTCSGEKEVNLAVQDAKAAFKIWSQKSGMERCRILLEAARIIRDRKDEIATVETINNGKSIFEARWDIDTSWQCLEYYAGLAGSMAGEHIQLPGGSFGYTRREPLGVCVGIGAWNYPFQIACWKSAPALACGNAMVFKPSPFTPVSTLLLAEIYTEAGVPPGLFNVVQGGAATGQFLCQHRDVAKVSFTGSVPTGSKIMEMSAKGIKPVTLELGGKSPLIIFSDCDMKNAVKGALMANFLTQGEVCCNGTRVFVQKEILDQFSEEVVKQTQRIKIGDPLLEDTRMGPLINRPHLERVLGFVKVAKEQGAKVLCGGDLYVPEDPKLKDGYYMRPCVLTNCRDDMTCVKEEIFGPVMSILSFDTEAEVLERANDTTFGLAAGVFTRFVVRNVGWKTHVSLEDLM from the exons ATGTTCCTCCGAGCGGGTACGGCCGGGATCTCTCCGCTTCGCCACACTCTCCGGCCTGTTCTGGTCGCCGCCATGAGCACTGGCACCTTCATCGTGTCTCAGCCGCTCAATTACCGCGGCGGGGCCGGCGTGGATCCGGTGGACGCCTCCGGCACCGAGAAGGCGTTAGAGCCAGCAACCG GGCGAGTGATAGCTACTTTCACGTGTTcaggagaaaaggaagtaaatTTAGCTGTTCAAGATGCAAAGGCTGCCTTTAAAATATGGAGTCAAAAATCTGGCATGGAACGTTGCCGAATCCTTTTGGAGGCTGCCAGGATAATAAGg GATCGGAAGGATGAAATCGCCACTGTGGAGACCATCAACAACGGCAAGTCCATCTTTGAGGCCCGCTGGGACATTGACACTTCCTGGCAGTGCCTGGAGTACTATGCAGGCTTAGCGGGATCCATGGCCG GCGAACACATCCAGCTCCCTGGCGGATCCTTTGGTTACACCAGAAGGGAACCACTAGGGGTGTGTGTCGGAATAGGAGCGTGGAACTACCCCTTTCAGATCGCCTGCTGGAAGTCGGCTCCAGCTCTGGCTTGTG GTAACGCCATGGTCTTTAAGCCTTCTCCCTTCACACCTGTGTCCACACTGCTGCTGGCTGAAATCTATACTGAGGCCGGCGTGCCTCCTGGGCTCTTCAACGTGGTGCAAGGAGGGGCTGCCACAGGCCAGTTTCTGTGTCAGCATCGCGATGTGGCCAAAGTCTCCTTCACTGGAAGTGTGCCCACTGGCTCAAAG ATCATGGAGATGTCAGCTAAAGGAATTAAACCTGTTACCTTGGAACTTGGAGGCAAGTCTCCACTGATCATCTTCTCAGATTGTGATATGAAGAATGCTGTGAAGGGGGCACTGATGGCCAACTTCCTCACGCAAGGCGAG GTTTGTTGTAATGGTACAAGGGTATTTGTGCAAAAGGAAATTCTTGATCAATTTTCAGAGGAAGTGGTGAAACAGacccaaaggataaaaattggAGATCCCCTTCTGGAAGATACAAGGATGGGTCCCCTGATCAACCGACCACATCTGGAGCGAGTCCTTGGGTTTGTTAAAGTGGCAAAGGAGCAG GGTGCTAAAGTATTATGTGGTGGAGACCTCTACGTACCTGAAGATCCCAAATTAAAGGATGGGTATTACATGAGACCTTGTGTGTTAA CTAATTGTAGAGATGACATGACCTGTGTGAAAGAAGAGATTTTTGGACCGGTTATGTCCATTTTATCATTTGACACTGAAGCTGAGGTTCTGGAAAGAGCCAATGATACCACTTTCGGACTAGCAGCTGGTGTCTTCACCAG atttgtgGTCAGGAACGTGGGATGGAAGACCCACGTCTCCCTTGAGGACCTGATGTAG